Below is a window of Tsuneonella deserti DNA.
GGAACAGATCGCCGGCCTCCTCGCCGATCTGGAGCGCAAGGGAAGCGCGGGCTACACCGCCGAGGTGCCGATGCACGACGCCGACGGCACGCTCGTCGCCACCGGGCGGGTGACGATCAAGCTATTGAGCCACGACTGGGGCGGTTAGTGCTGCACCACGATGTTGTCGATCCCGCCGAACGTGCGCCCCTCCGAAGGCTTGGCGACGAACAGCAGTCGGTACATGTCGGCGGTCTTGCACTTGGGGTCGACAACTATCGGGAAGCCGACCGACTGCCGGCGGACCGAGGTGGCGTAGCCGTCGTGATACATCACGTGCTCTGAAAGGAGCTGGTAGTAGTTGGCGGCGGTCTGGCGATAGCAGCCCAGGCGGATCGTCAGCGGGGCGTAATCGGGCGCGGCGGTGAGGTTGATCCGCAGATACCTCGCGGCGCTGACGCTGAAGTCCCATTTGAAGACGTAGGCCGGTGGCTGCGGGTTCCAGAAGATCTGCCGGTCGCGGCTCCATTCGCTGCCCCAGCCGCTCATGTCCTGGACCGAAAGCCCCAACTCGGGCCGCTCGCCCCAGTCTTCCGCCTCGAACACCCAGTCGGTCAGCGGCGCGAGAGCGAGGCGGAGGACCTGGTCGGCCGGTATCGATTCCGCCGGGGCAAGGACCGGCGACCGGGAGATGGTCGGGGATATCGCCGGCTGCACGCGGAGGGGCGCCTCCCGAAGTACCTGATCGGCCGGCGGGGCCGGAGCGACGGAGGCCGCGACGGGCAGGGTGGAAAGTGCGATTCCTATCCCCGCCGCGGCTCCGGTAACGAAAATGGCATGGCCGCGCTCCGCTGTTGACGTGCATCGCCAGTGTCACGGGCGGGCTATCCCGGGCTATTCGTAATCCTCCCGATCGCTCGGGGCGGGAAGGGTATGTCGGTCAGGGTTCGCCGCTGGGGGAGTTGGCGTTTTCCTGGCCCTCGACCTCCTGCTCGCCGAGCCGGCCGTGACCGTGATAGGCCGCGTTGCTTTGCCCGCCGTGAAAGCCCTTCCCGTTGTCCTTCGGCCCGATCGGTCCGCCGCCGCCCGCACCGCGGGTATCGATCGGGATGCCGGTGCCGCCGGGATCGCCCTTGTGTCTGTCGTCGACCATGCCCTGGGTCGGGTGCTTGTCGGCCATTTTTCAATCTCCGTTGCGTGTTTCTTCAACGGAGGCGGCGGGGCAAGCGTTCCGGCGCGCCTAGCCACGCGCCAGGCTGACCAGCACCCGGTCAAGCGACTGGAGGAAGCGCGAACGGTCGGCTTTGGCGAAGGGGGGCGGTCCCCCGCCAGGTCCGTCGAACCCGGCGCGCAGGTCCGCCATGATGGCCCGGGTCGCGATCGCGGTCCCGATGCTGCCGGCGTCGAACGGGCGGCCGTTGTGGGCGAGTACTTGCGCTCCGGCCTTGAGGCAGCGTTCGGCCAGCAGGATGTCGCCGGTGATCACCACCGTGCGGGGGTTGGCCAATGCGGCGATCCAGTCGTCCGCGGCGTCGAACGCGTCGCCAACCAGCACGCGGGCGACGAGCGGGTGATCGGGCACCCGGAAGAGCGAGTTGCTGACCACCTTTACCGCCGCCCCGTGACGCAGCGCCACGCGGTACACCTCTTCCTTGACCGGGCAGGCATCCGCATCGACGAGGATGGTGACGTAAGGCCGATCGTCGTTCATAGGCGCCGGCCTAGCGCCTCAGCGCGGACCTCGCCAACCGCAAACGGCCGCGCTGTCCGGAACCTTCACGCTTACCCCGCGTGAATGACGCAAGAAGATCGAAGGATTGCCAATGCTCGAACATGTTCCCTCCTTTCTAGGCCGTGCGCTCAAGAGCGTGCGCGCCGGGCACGGCAAGCTGGCGGCCGCCCGGCTGGCGAGCGAGGAGACCCTCGGGGCAGGCGGATTCGTCCTGACCAGCGTAGCCTTCCAGGACGGCGAGGAACTCGACCCGACCTTCACCGCCGACGAGGAAGACGCCTGCGCCCCGCCGCTCGCGTGGACCGCGCCGCCGGCGGGAACGAAAGGCCTGGCGCTGATCGTCGAGGACCCGGACGCGCCGAGCCCGCAGCCCCTGGTCCATCTGCTCGGTTGGGGTTTTCCCGTGGGTGCCGGCGCGCTGTTCGAGGGGGACGATCCACCGATGGTTGGACTGAACTCCTACAGCCAGGCCGGCTGGCTGCCACCTGATCCGCCGAGCGGACACGGCAAGCACGATTACGTTTTCCAGCTATTCGCGCTCGATGCTCCGGTTCCGCTCCAGCCGGGCGCAGGACGTGAGGCTTTGATCGATGCGATCGAAGGTCATGTCATCGGCGTTGCGCTGCTCACGGGGACCTACGAACGCGAATAGAGGCGGTTGAGGGAGCGGCGGCCGATTGCCGCTCGGAAGTGCCAGATTTCGCCGGATTTTTCGGAACGGGCGGCGGCTTGGCGGGTTGGGCGGACAGTCGCAATTTTCCTGGCAACCACTCAAGGACAGTCGCCATGAAACACCGCTTTCTTCTTGCTGCCGCTGCAACCTTCGCGCTCGCCGCTTGTGGAGGTGCGGACGACAATTCAGCCGACGCCACGGCAACAGATACGGCAATGACTGATAACGCGACCGTGAATCCCGCCCCCACTGGGGACGCGATGATGCCGACGAACGCGCAGGGCTTCGTCGATCAGGCTTCAGCCAGCGACATGTACGAGATCGAAGCCGGCAAGCTGGCCCAGCAGACGGGCAAGAGCCAGGCCGTGAAGGATTTCGGTGCGATGATGGTGAAGGACCACACAAAGTCCTCGGCCGATCTTAAAGCGGCTGCCGGCAAGGCCGACGGGGTCACGGTCGCTCCGAAGCTGACCGCCAAGCAGCAGTCCGGTCTCGACGCATTGAAGAGCGCCGGCGACAACTTCGACGCGACGTACAAGCAGCAGCAGGTAGCGGCGCACGAGCAGGCGCTTTCGATGCTCCAGGGCTATGCCCAGGGCGGCGACAACGGGGCGCTCAAGGAGTTCGCTGCGAAGACTGCGCCGGTGGTCGAAGGTCACCTGGCACAGGCCCGCAAGCTCCCCTGACGAACTTGCTCGCCGGGCTGCTCCGCGAAGGGCGGCCCGGCGACGTTTCGCTGGCCCGACTTGTTTGCACGACCTTGCGATTCGCTATTCCCGGCGACCCGTGCTAGTGCACTCCTGCTGACGTCGAAATTTGCGACGGACTTCGACTTTTGACGACCGCTTGCGCTTTCCCTGGATTGCCCCGCGTACCCAGACGACGACTTCCTTTCTTTTGACGACCTGACGCACGACCCCTTCGCACGCTGCGAAGGGCGCTATCGTTTCTTGAAAGGAAACACGCATGACCAAGACCGGAACCGTCAAGTTCTTCAACACCGACAAGGGCTACGGCTTCATCCAGCCCGACGACGGCTCGGGCGACAGCTTCGTCCACATCTCGGCCGTCCAGGCCGCCGGCATGCACTCGCTCGATAAGGACCAGCGCCTTAGCTACGAGATCGAGCAGGGCCGTAACGGCAAGGAGAGCGCGGTCAACCTGACTTCGGCCGACTGAGTTCTTCAATGAAAAACACCCCTCCCGCCCGTGCGGGAGGGGACCCTTCGGCCTCGCGGAGCTTTAACATGAGCCAGACCTTCGATTTCTACGACGCCCGCGCCAACGAAGCTGCTGCCGAGGCTGATGCGGCCACGCTCGACAATGTGCGCGAACGCAATCTGCGCGCGGCCAAGACGTGGCGTGCCCTGGCAGACCAGGCCCAAAAGGTCATGACCGATCGCCTGCGCACCGAGCGCGATCGTGCCGACCGTCGCGCTGCCGAGGAAGCCTGAACGGCTACCTGCTCGCCAGTTCGAACTCCACGTCGATCGTACGTGCGTCGCCCGCTGATGAGGGCGACGGGGCGAACGCATCTTGCGGTTGTGGCGTCTGCGGCTGCGGCTGCGAGGCCGGAACGATAGCTGGGTCGGCAGGCACCACATCGGCCGCATACGACCAGCCGGGCTCCGCCTGGGGCTCTTCGAGACTCGGCTCCGGAGGAGGCGCCCACTGGGCTTGTCGCCAACCAAACCGGCGCTGCGCGTAAATCCCTCGCATCGACAGCTCTCCGACTTCCACGATGCCCTCGGGCGTCCGCATCGCATAGTGGTCGGGCAAAGAGACTTGCTCGCTCAGTTCGCTGCCCGCTGCGCCGAACTGGATCGCGGGACGGACAATTTCCTCCATTCCGATGCCGGCGTGCTGGATCGGACGGGTGTTGATGGTAGCGCCGCTGACGACGCCGGCAATCGAGGCGAGCGCACAAGCGCCGAGAAACAAGGGCGTTGCCTGCATGGCCTCCGCTCCATTATTGCAACTGGTGTATGACCCACCAATGCACCCATTCCCGGCACGTTCCCGGCGCGAACGGGCCAGTGCGTAGAACGCCATTACTCACATATGCTGCGCGGCTGGCTTTGCTCGCCACGGGTTTGACCTTGGGCGCTTGCGGATCGACCCACGAGGCTGGCGGCGAAGGCCCGACTGGCTCTTCATCGCAGGCGGCGCCGGCAAGCTCGCAAGGCGTCCCCGGCGATACGAGCGACTTCCAGCCCTACGAGGGAATTCGCGCGAACGAGACGGTCCAGTTCACCGGCACCGAACCTTTCTGGGGTGGGCGCGTGACAGGCAACAACCTGACATATTCCACTCCGGAAAATCCGGATGGAGAGCCGGTCACGGTCGAGAGGTTTGCCGGTCGGGGCGGTGTATCGTGGAGCGGAAGCCTGCAAGGCCAGCCGTTTCGCATGGCGGTCACGGAGGGGCAGTGCTCCGATGGAATGAGCGACCGGGTGTATCCGTTCACGGTCACGCTCGAAGTGTCGGGCGAGCAGCGCCAGGGTTGCGCGTGGACCGATCGGCGCAGCTTCACCCCGCCATCCGGCGGGACTTAATCCGTTTCGACGCCCATCCACTCGGGCAAGAGCGCGGCATCGATGCTCTCGGTCCGCAGGTGATCGACCGCCAGGCCAAGCTCGGGATAGACGGCCTTGCGGCGTTGTTCGTCGGAATGGTCGAGCGGGACCACGATCAGCCGCCGGTTCACTTTCTGGCGCCAGTTCATCCGCGCGGTGTTCTCCTGGCCGACATAGCAACCCTTGGTGAAGCTGACGCCGTTCAGTTCGGCCGCATTGGTTTCCAGCCACAGTACGTCGCCCAGCTCTGCGCGACCCTCGGGCACGCCCAGCGAGAGACGGTGGGCGTGCCATGCCTTGTCGGCAGGCTCATCATCCGACGATGCCGGGGCGAGCCAGCGTTCACCCAGTGATGCAAGGCGCGGATCGCTCGCACCGCCGTCACCCGTGTGGGGCGCCCAATGTACGGTTACCGTATCGTCACGCTCGATGCGAAGCTGGCGGCGCAGGCGGTAGAGCGATAGCCGCCGAACCAGCTCGTCAGCGGTGGCGGCTTCGCAATCGAGCAGCAGCTCTCCCGGCGCACCGGGCCAGACGATCAGGTCGAACAGGGTCTTTCCCTGCGGGGTCAACAGACCCGCATAGACCGGCAACGGGCCGGTCACGTCGTTGGTCAGGAGCCCTTGAAGAAAGGCCCCTGCATCTTCGCCTGGGGCTTGCGGTGCGACACGGACGACGGCGCGTTCGAACAGGCGGGTAGCAGGCATGGGTGACAGATAGGAGCGGCCTCGCATAAGGGAAAGCCATGGCCGAATCCCTCACCATCCGCCGCCCCGACGACTGGCACGTCCACCTTCGCGACGGGGACATGCTGCGCGGCGTCGCGCCGTGGACCGCGCGCCAGTTCGGACGGGCGATCGTCATGCCGAACCTCACTCCGCCGGTGACAACCACGGCGATGGCGCGCGCTTATCGCGAGCGCATCCTGGCGGCTCTTCCGGCCGATGCGGATTTCGAACCGCTGATGACAGCCTATCTCACCGACGATAGCGATCCTGCCGATCTCGCGGCAGGAAAGAACGAAGGCGTGCTCGTTGCGGCGAAGCTTTATCCTGCCAATGCGACCACCAATTCCGCCCACGGAGTGAGCGACATCGCCAGGCTCGATCCGGTTTTCGCCGCGATGGAGGAATCCGGCCTCGTGCTGTGCGTCCATGGCGAGGTGACCGATCCGGAAATCGACATCTTCGATCGGGAGGCGGTTTTCATCGAACGCCACCTGGAGCGGATCGTGCGCCGGTTTCCGCGGCTGAGGGTGGTGCTCGAGCATGTGACGACCGAAGAAGGGGTCGCCTTCGTCCAGGGATCGGGCAACAACGTGGCGGGCACCATCACGCCGCAACACCTTCACCTCAACCGCAACGCCATGCTGGTCGGCGGCATGCGCCCGCACGCCTACTGTCTGCCCGTGGCCAAGCGCGAGAAGCATCGCCTCGCGCTGCGCAAGGCTGCCACTTCCGGCTCGGGCGAGTTTTTCCTCGGCACAGACAGCGCGCCGCACGCGCGCGGCGACAAGGAATCCGCCTGCGGATGCGCCGGCATCTTCAATGCGCCGTTCGCGCTGGAGAGCTATCTGCAAGTGTTCGAGGACGAGGACGCGCTCGGGAATTTCGAAAGCTTCGCCTCGCTCGACGGCGCGGCGTTCTACGGCCTAACGGCCAACGAGAGTTCGGTCACTTTGGTGCGCGAGGATCACGTTGTGCCCGAGGTGATCGACGCTTGCGGCACGCCGGTGGTGCCGTTTCACGCGGGCGAGACGCTCAGGTGGCGATTGGCGTCCGGCTAGCACGCAAGTCCCACACGAAGACCGCGATCGCGATCCAGATGGCGACGAACGCGGCCAGTTGTACCGGCAGCAGCGGCTTGTGGAAAACGGTGAGGCCCAGCACGAAGACGATCGTGGGCGAGAGGAACTGGACGAAGCCGAGCGTCGAATAGGCCATCCGCCGCGCCGCGACCGCGAACAGCCATAACGGGATGGCCGTCAGTGCGCCCCCCAAGACAATCAGCAGGCTGAGCGACCATTCGTGGCCGAACGAGGCGCCTGCGGGCGTGCTTGCGAACCACGCGACGGTGCCGAAGGCCGGAAGCAGCAGGATCAGCGACTCGATCGTCAACCCGGGCAGGGCGCCGACCGGCACCCGCTTGCGCAGGAGGCCGTAGGCGCCGAAGCTCAGGGCAAGCGTCACGCTGATCCACAAGGTGGTAAGCGCGCCTCCGAGCAGCAACGCGATCCCGGCGCCGGCGATTGCGACTGCCGCCCACCCGCGCGCGGTCAGCTTCTCGCCCAGCAGGAGGGTGCCGAGCAACACGTTGATGAGCGGGTTGATGTAGTATCCAAGACTTGCCGCGAACACTTCGCCGGTCTGGATCGCCCAGATGTACACCAGCCAGTTGATCCCGATCAGGGCGGCGCTGGCAGTGAGAGTGGCGAGTACCCGCGGCGATCCCAGGGCAGCGCGTATCTCGGGCCATTGTCGCCGCAACGAGACGATGACGAGGCACAGTGGCAGGGTCCAGATGATCCGCCAGGCGACGAACTCGAACGGCGGCACCGCACTCACGAATATGAGGTAGAGCGGGAGGAAACCCCAGATCAGGTACGCTCCAAGGGCAGCGGGGAGGCCTGACCGGGCAGGGGAGGACGCATCGTTCATGTTGCCGCGGCCTCTAGGCCTGCGGCCCCTCGCTCACAAGCGGCGCTTTCCCAACGGAAATCCTGGCCGGACCGCGCTTCGAAAAAACTTTGAACCTGAAAGCTCGGTTGCTGCCTGTTCAGGTAGAGGGTTCTATTCCTGAACAGGCAAACGGGGTGACACTCACGCTCCTGGTCGCGAGAGAATGAAAGGATAACCCGATGAAGAACACCGTATTCACGCGCGCCGCGCTGCTGATGGCCGTCCCCGGCCTCGCGCTCGCCGCTCCCGCCATGGCTGCCCCTGCTCCGCATAGCGCGGCCTACGCACACAGCGCGGTGTGGGGCGATATGGCCGTTAACCACGGCCGCGACCGTCATCGCCGTTACGAGCGCTCTGCAAACCGTTATTACGGCGGCGGCAATTATCAGCAGAGTTACTACGGCGAGCCGGTTTACGCGAACACCCGCGTGTGGCGGGGCGACAACGGCCAGTATTACTGCAAGCGCTCCAACGGGACGACCGGCCTGTTGATCGGCGGCGCGGGCGGAGCCCTGCTGGGCCGCGAGATCGCCGGCCGCAACGGCGACCGGACGCTCGGTGCGATCCTGGGCGCGGCGGGCGGCGCTCTGCTCGGCCGCGCAATCGACAAGAGCAGCACCCGCTGCCGCTGATGGCTTAGCGCAAAAGCAAGCTTCGCGGCCGTGCCCACCCACTGCCGCGCAAGCGCGAACCCCCTGGGGATCGCGGAAGGCGTCTCCTGCTTCGGCAGGGGGCGCCTTCTTCCGTGAGTAAAGGTATTGCGCTAGGCCAGGGTGCATGGTTCGCGTTGCTTCCACCGTTCTGTTGCTGGCGGCCATGCTTGCCGGATGCGGCAAAGAAACCGCTCCTGCTGCGATCGAGCCGCAGGACCCCGCGATCGCCCAGGCGCTGGGCGATCCGCTGATGACCGACCCGGACCTTTCCACCCGCAACGAGGGCGCGGCGGCGCTCACCGTCGTCACCGACGGTGGGCTGCCCGTGGTGCCTACCTCGGCAGATGCGGTCGCCGCCGCCCGCGCGGAAGCTGCCGTATTGATCGGTAGTGCGGATAAGCATGGCGAAATCCCACGGCCCTCGGGCAAGGTCGAACCACTCCCGCCCGGACACACGCCCGGCGATCATCTGGCGCTGCTCGAGGACAAGACCGCGTGCAGGGCCCGCCTCGACGGATCGACGATCTGGGCGGCGCGCCTGCCGGCTGCGCTGCCTGTCTATCCGCGCGGGGCGACGATCGCCGCGACCGGGGGCGAGGGGAACGGTTGCCGCGTCGTCGCGGTCGTCTTCACCACTCCCGTACCGGGGGAGGAGGTTCTGGCCTTCTACTGGCAACGGGCGAAGGCGGCGGGATTTAAACCGGAGCGCCGGGTCGCCGGGGACAGCGCAGTCCTGCAGGGCAATCGGGCGGGCGCGGCGTTCGACTTGCGGCTCAGTGAAACCGCCGGTGAAACGAGGGTCGAGCTGGCGACGGTGACGGGCTAGGCTTTGCGCGTCTCTTCGCGCAAGCCCACGCCGATGCTCGCGCGCGGCTGATCCATCTCGGTGCTTGCGACCGGATAGGCGCAGTAGTCCGCGGCGTAGAACGCAGCCGGCCGGTGATTGCCTGACAAGCCTGTACCGCCGAACGGCGCCTTGCTGCTGGCGCCGTTGGTGGGCCGGTTCCAGTTGATGATGCCTGCACGCACGTTCGCCCAGAAGCGATTGTAGTCCTGCGGGCTTCCTCCGACGAGCGAAGCGGACAGGCCGAAGCGGGTATTGTTCGCTTCCGCGATGGCCGCATCGAAATCGTCGACCTTGATGACCTGAAGCAGCGGGCCGAACAGCTCGACGTCGGGGCGCTCCTTCATCGCCGTGACATCGATGATCGCGGGACTGACGAACGGCAGGTCTTCGCTCGGCCGGAGCATGTGCTTGATCGGGCGCCCCCCGTTTGAGAGGAAATAGAAGAAGCTTTCGGAAAGCTGGTCGGCGGACTGGTTGTCGATCACCGGCCCCATGAAGGGGGCCGGGTCGGCGAATGGCTGGTCGAACACGATCCGGTCGGCGAGGCGTTTTACCTCTCCGACAAGCGCGTCGTACATGCTCGCCTTCACGATCAGCCGCCGCGCGGCGGTGCAGCGTTGGCCGGCACTGGTGAAGGCGCTCTGGATCACCAACGCGGCGGCATCGGCGACCTTGGGAGTATCGACCACCACGATGGGGTTGTTGCCGCCCATCTCCAGGGCGACGATCTTGCCCGGGTTGGTCGCCAGCTTCCGGTTGATGGCGATTCCGGCCTGGACGCTGCCGGTGAACAACACCCCGTCGATGTCGCGGTGGGCCACGAGCGCCTGTCCCTCTGCCGCCGCGCCGACCAGCAGTTGGACGACGTCCGCCGCGAAGCCCGCGCGATGGAAGCATCCCACCAGGAATTCTCCAACCGCGGGCGTCTTCTCGCTCGGTTTGAAGATGATCACGTTGCCGGCAATCAACGCCGGGACGATGTGGCCGTTGGGCAGGTGCGCAGGAAAGTTGTACGGCCCCAGCACCGCCATGACCCCGTGCGGCTTGTGGCGGACGGCGCTGTTCCCCTGAAGCCCTCCGTCGAGCTTCTTCTGGCCGGTTCTCTCGGCATATGCGCTGACGGAGATATCGACCTTGGCGATGACCGATTCGACCTCGGTCCGTGCTTCCCACAGCGGCTTGCCGGTCTCGCGCGATATCAGTTCGGCGAACTGATCCTGCACCTTGCGCACTTCGTTCGCGAAACGGCGGCAGAGTTCGATGCGGGTGGCGAGAGGAAGCGCGGCCCATGCGGGCCAGGCCCGGCGCGCGCGGTCGACAGCCTGGTCGACGTCGCTGATCTCTCCGCGCCACAAGGCGGCACCGGTCGCAGGCTCGTGGGAAATGATTTCGTTAGTGGCCACGCGGCATCCGTAAACGGGCGACGAGGGCTGCGCAAAGTAAGTTTGGGCTTAATGCGAGCAAAAACAACCGCCGATGGCCGCAGCGTCGCCAGCCATGCGCCCGTTAGTCCTGGTATGGACCGGAGCCGGCTGGCGGCGGGGCAGGGCCAAGCCGCACCCCGAGGTTCCGGATGCGGCCGATCGTATCGAACAGCGGTTGCCAGTCGTCGCGGTCGGCGATCGAGGACCATAGCCGCTCGACTTCCTCGATCACCAGCGAAGGCGGAACGTCGTCAACCGACAGCGCCTCCGCCGCGGGTTCGTATCCCGACATGGCCTCCGCAAGGTCGCCGTCAGCCGCTTGCCCGAAGCGATGCTGGCGGAAGAACGCGTCGGGCGACATACCGGTTTCGCGCATTGCCGCTTCCGAGGCCGCGACCAAGGCGCCATCGCGCTCTTCCCCGCGGCTTTCGAGCCCAAGCCGCCACAGCCACCGGCGCCTGACGCTGGCCATGTACAGCGGTCCGAACCGCTCCAGCGCGAAACGCAGCGGTTCAGCCTCGGCAACCATGCGCAGGGCAATCGCCAGTTGGCCGCAGTTCCAGTAAAGCGCCTCCGGCTGCCGGCCGAAAGCGTATAGACCGCTCTGGTCAAAGTAAGCGGCCGTGAAGCCGGGATCCCACCGCGGCAGCCAGCGCCAGGGGCCGTAGTCGAAACTTTCGCCCGAGATGTTCATGTTGTCGGTGTTGAGCACCCCGTGCACGAACCCTGCGACCATCCAGCTTGCGGCAAGATCGGCCAGGCGCTCGATTACCTGGTGCAGCAGGATCACCGCCGGCTCGTCGCGGCCGGGCGCATCGGCGGGAGGAAGCGGACCGGGGAAAATCCGCAGGCTGTATTCCACCAGCTCTGCCATGTGCTCCCTCTGCTCGAGGACGGCGAGGCGCTGGAAGGTGCCGATCCGCACGTGACCCCGGCTCAGGCGCACCAGCACGGCGGAGCGGGTCGGAGAGGGCTCGTCGCCGCGCCACAGCTGTTCGCCGGTTTCGACGATCGAAAATGTCTTGCTCGTATCGACCCCGAGCGCCTCGAGCATCTCGGTGGCCAGCAACTCGCGCACGGCGCCCTTCAGGGTCAGCCGCCCATCGGCGGTTCGGCTATACGGCGTCTGGCCCGAACCTTTGGTGCCCAGTTCCAGCAGGCGTCCGTCGGCATCGCGCAACTGCGCGAAAGTGAACCCGCGTCCGTCACCGATATCGGGATTGTACACCCGGAACTGGTGGCCGTGATAACGCAACGCCAGCGGGTGCGGCAGGGTGTGGGGCAACGGATCAAACCGCCCGAAATGCCGCACCCATGCTTCATCGGACAATCCTGCAAGCCCGACGGCTGCGGCCCAGCGGTCGTTGCGCCAGCGAAGCTCGGTCCTGGGGAAATCCGCGGGCACGACCGGATCGGCAATCCAGCCGGCCAGGTCGAGCAACGGCGCCTCTGGGCGATATTCGCCTTGCCGGGTACCGTCCGGAGCAGGTTGCGGATCGCTTCGCATCGGGCAATAGTGGGAGTGTGGAAGCGGCCATGCAAGCGCCGGGTCCGATTGCTCGAGCCCAGGAATGACAGGCGTGCCGATAGACAGTTCCGATCCTGCCAAATCCGAGACGGGCTTTGCCGAGCCTGGTGGGGACAAGGGATGGTCCGACCGTTACTGGCAGTCGGCCGACGGCCTGAGGTTGCATTTCCGCGACTATCCGGGGCGCGCGGACCGGCCCCCGGTGATCGCGCTACACGGATTGACCCGTAACTCCCGCGATGCTGCCCAGCTCGCTGAGCGGCTTGCAGGGGGATGGCGGGTACTGGCTCCCGAAATGCGCGGACGCGGGATGTCCGACTATGCGCAGGACAGCGCCAGCTACAATCCGCTGCAGTACGTCGCCGATCTCAAGGAGTTGCTGGGGCAGGAGGGAATTTCCCGGTTCGTCGCCGTTGGCACATCGCTGGGCGGGCTGATGACGATGTTGCTCGCGCTCGAAGATCCATCGCGTATCGCGGCGGCCGTCCTGGTGGACGTGGGACCGGTGCTGGACGAGGCGGGAATAGCCCAGATTCGCGAATACGTCGGCCAGGGCGGCAGCTTCCCGACCTGGGTCCATGCCGCACGGGCCCTTCAGGAACTGCACGCGGCAGCCCACCCGGGGTTCGAGCTAGAGGACTGGCTGGCC
It encodes the following:
- a CDS encoding cold-shock protein; translation: MTKTGTVKFFNTDKGYGFIQPDDGSGDSFVHISAVQAAGMHSLDKDQRLSYEIEQGRNGKESAVNLTSAD
- the astD gene encoding succinylglutamate-semialdehyde dehydrogenase, translating into MATNEIISHEPATGAALWRGEISDVDQAVDRARRAWPAWAALPLATRIELCRRFANEVRKVQDQFAELISRETGKPLWEARTEVESVIAKVDISVSAYAERTGQKKLDGGLQGNSAVRHKPHGVMAVLGPYNFPAHLPNGHIVPALIAGNVIIFKPSEKTPAVGEFLVGCFHRAGFAADVVQLLVGAAAEGQALVAHRDIDGVLFTGSVQAGIAINRKLATNPGKIVALEMGGNNPIVVVDTPKVADAAALVIQSAFTSAGQRCTAARRLIVKASMYDALVGEVKRLADRIVFDQPFADPAPFMGPVIDNQSADQLSESFFYFLSNGGRPIKHMLRPSEDLPFVSPAIIDVTAMKERPDVELFGPLLQVIKVDDFDAAIAEANNTRFGLSASLVGGSPQDYNRFWANVRAGIINWNRPTNGASSKAPFGGTGLSGNHRPAAFYAADYCAYPVASTEMDQPRASIGVGLREETRKA
- a CDS encoding DUF4142 domain-containing protein, producing the protein MTDNATVNPAPTGDAMMPTNAQGFVDQASASDMYEIEAGKLAQQTGKSQAVKDFGAMMVKDHTKSSADLKAAAGKADGVTVAPKLTAKQQSGLDALKSAGDNFDATYKQQQVAAHEQALSMLQGYAQGGDNGALKEFAAKTAPVVEGHLAQARKLP
- a CDS encoding YaiI/YqxD family protein, which produces MNDDRPYVTILVDADACPVKEEVYRVALRHGAAVKVVSNSLFRVPDHPLVARVLVGDAFDAADDWIAALANPRTVVITGDILLAERCLKAGAQVLAHNGRPFDAGSIGTAIATRAIMADLRAGFDGPGGGPPPFAKADRSRFLQSLDRVLVSLARG
- the rarD gene encoding EamA family transporter RarD; translated protein: MNDASSPARSGLPAALGAYLIWGFLPLYLIFVSAVPPFEFVAWRIIWTLPLCLVIVSLRRQWPEIRAALGSPRVLATLTASAALIGINWLVYIWAIQTGEVFAASLGYYINPLINVLLGTLLLGEKLTARGWAAVAIAGAGIALLLGGALTTLWISVTLALSFGAYGLLRKRVPVGALPGLTIESLILLLPAFGTVAWFASTPAGASFGHEWSLSLLIVLGGALTAIPLWLFAVAARRMAYSTLGFVQFLSPTIVFVLGLTVFHKPLLPVQLAAFVAIWIAIAVFVWDLRASRTPIAT
- the pyrC gene encoding dihydroorotase gives rise to the protein MAESLTIRRPDDWHVHLRDGDMLRGVAPWTARQFGRAIVMPNLTPPVTTTAMARAYRERILAALPADADFEPLMTAYLTDDSDPADLAAGKNEGVLVAAKLYPANATTNSAHGVSDIARLDPVFAAMEESGLVLCVHGEVTDPEIDIFDREAVFIERHLERIVRRFPRLRVVLEHVTTEEGVAFVQGSGNNVAGTITPQHLHLNRNAMLVGGMRPHAYCLPVAKREKHRLALRKAATSGSGEFFLGTDSAPHARGDKESACGCAGIFNAPFALESYLQVFEDEDALGNFESFASLDGAAFYGLTANESSVTLVREDHVVPEVIDACGTPVVPFHAGETLRWRLASG
- the ygfZ gene encoding CAF17-like 4Fe-4S cluster assembly/insertion protein YgfZ, yielding MPATRLFERAVVRVAPQAPGEDAGAFLQGLLTNDVTGPLPVYAGLLTPQGKTLFDLIVWPGAPGELLLDCEAATADELVRRLSLYRLRRQLRIERDDTVTVHWAPHTGDGGASDPRLASLGERWLAPASSDDEPADKAWHAHRLSLGVPEGRAELGDVLWLETNAAELNGVSFTKGCYVGQENTARMNWRQKVNRRLIVVPLDHSDEQRRKAVYPELGLAVDHLRTESIDAALLPEWMGVETD
- a CDS encoding YbhB/YbcL family Raf kinase inhibitor-like protein, which encodes MLEHVPSFLGRALKSVRAGHGKLAAARLASEETLGAGGFVLTSVAFQDGEELDPTFTADEEDACAPPLAWTAPPAGTKGLALIVEDPDAPSPQPLVHLLGWGFPVGAGALFEGDDPPMVGLNSYSQAGWLPPDPPSGHGKHDYVFQLFALDAPVPLQPGAGREALIDAIEGHVIGVALLTGTYERE
- a CDS encoding glycine zipper 2TM domain-containing protein; translation: MKNTVFTRAALLMAVPGLALAAPAMAAPAPHSAAYAHSAVWGDMAVNHGRDRHRRYERSANRYYGGGNYQQSYYGEPVYANTRVWRGDNGQYYCKRSNGTTGLLIGGAGGALLGREIAGRNGDRTLGAILGAAGGALLGRAIDKSSTRCR
- a CDS encoding COG3650 family protein, whose product is MTLGACGSTHEAGGEGPTGSSSQAAPASSQGVPGDTSDFQPYEGIRANETVQFTGTEPFWGGRVTGNNLTYSTPENPDGEPVTVERFAGRGGVSWSGSLQGQPFRMAVTEGQCSDGMSDRVYPFTVTLEVSGEQRQGCAWTDRRSFTPPSGGT